The genomic window ATTTCTCATGGCAGCCACGCTTTTACCGCTAACGCCCGGTTTGGCAGGTCGTTTAGGTATTGGTAGTTCATTTTGAGGTGTAATTCTAATCATGGCATCTGCTCCTCCCGTGATTCTGGTGTTTGATATTAGTGCGCTCTCGGCGACCTCACCCACGGAATGGCGTGAATTCTCCCGTGTTGGGATGTGTTACCTGCCACAGCCTATCTATGAGGAGATGAAGCTTTTGTTCGATCGCTCTCCTGATCCTGATCTGGAGCGAATTGCCAAAGCCTTTACTCGCTTTCATGCCTCCAGCGGCTGGCAAATTACAGATGCGAGTGCCCATCATCCTGCACTCAAGGCTCCCTCCGGGCAGGCTCTAACCCGACGAGCCAGAATCTCACTCGCAGTGGGACGATGTGGCTATGGCCTGGCGCAAAACTTCTCAAATAGCATGGTCGTTCTGATAACAAAGGATCGGACGCTGCTGCAACGCCTCTATGAAATTCCCTGCGTCAATCTTTGTGGTATTCCGGCGGAGTCTTTGCTGCAATGGAGCCGTAGCGGACAACGTCCTGTCCCGGTTAGTCAACGCTTTCAGCAGTTCCGGGCTGCTCACGGGCTACCCCCCAACACGACCGGAGCAAGCGCCAGTTATCAGCGCACCTCACCCACGCGCGTTTCACAAACGCCGTCTTCCCAGATGCCCCTCAAGAAAGCCCCGCCAACACTCCCTGGATGGCTGCCTGATGTGGTTTCCTTAATTCTGGCAGTCGGTGGGTTGGCAATTGCTGGCTATCTCATCTGGGTAACGCTGCGTAGCAGCAAGGTGCAGGAACTCTTCCGCAATCCTTCTGGACAGTTGCCTGCGATCGAATCTCAATTTGCTAGAAGTCTTGACACAACTCAGTATATTGGCTAACCTGATAAAGGTGAAGCGGCAAGACGATAGCGCTAAACAAACGTGCCCCCATCGTCTAGAGGCCTAGGACACCTCCCTTTCACGGAGGCGACGGGGATTCGAATTCCCCTGGGGGTATTAAAAGGCAGTTGATAACTAGAAAAGGCTCCTGAGTTTCAGGGGCTTTTCTTATGACAGGGATTCTCCGTGGCAACGATGAGAGGCAAGGCGGAGAGGGCGAGACGCGAGGAAGGGAAAAGTTTTGTTTGAGGTGGCTCTATTCCTCTCTGGCTCAACGGCTCGATCGCGGGTCGATGCTGTCTCGCAGTCCATCTCCTAGTAGGTTAAACGCCAGCACAATCAGGGTAATCATTAAGCCAGGGAGAATGATTGTCCAGGGGGCAGAGAGGGCATAGCCGTTTGTAAATGAATCGGAGAGGAGCGTTCCGAGTTCAGGAGTGGGAGGTTTTGCGCCTAGTCCGAGAAATCCGAGTCCGGCGGCTTCTAGCGTGGCTGTGCCGATCGCCAGCGTTGATTGAACAACCAGGGGCGCGAGACTTGACGGCAGAATGTGATAGAAAATAATCCTGCCGGGCTTTGCGCCAAATGCTCTGACAGTTTGAATAAAACCTTGCTCTCGCAGCGATAGCACCATACTTCGGGTGAGCCGGATGAAGATGGGAATCTGCACGACTCCGACCGCAATCATCACGCTCTGGAGGCTGGCTCCGACGACTGTGGCAACGGCAATGGCAAGCAAGATGGAAGGAAATGCCAGCAGAATATCCGTAAACCAACTAATCACTCGCTCTAGCCAGCCGCGAAAATAGCCTGCAATTAGCCCCAGAGAAGTGCCAATTAGCAAGCCTAATCCAACGGATACAAGGCTAATCAGCAACGAAATCCGGATCCCATACCAAACAAGACTCAACATATCTCGCCCTAAGCCATCTGTGCCAAACCAATGCACTAAACTCGGTGGACTGAGCCGCGCCGTAAAGTCTCTTGCTGTGGCTGGATCAAAGGGACGCAAAATTGGAGCAAGTAAAGCTAATAGGACGAGGGCGATCGTCAGAATTAACCCAATCCTCGCCGAAATAGACTTGAAGAAGCGTCTACTCGCTTTTTGGAGGGAAGACTGTTGGGCAATTGGG from Trichocoleus sp. includes these protein-coding regions:
- a CDS encoding PIN domain-containing protein yields the protein MASAPPVILVFDISALSATSPTEWREFSRVGMCYLPQPIYEEMKLLFDRSPDPDLERIAKAFTRFHASSGWQITDASAHHPALKAPSGQALTRRARISLAVGRCGYGLAQNFSNSMVVLITKDRTLLQRLYEIPCVNLCGIPAESLLQWSRSGQRPVPVSQRFQQFRAAHGLPPNTTGASASYQRTSPTRVSQTPSSQMPLKKAPPTLPGWLPDVVSLILAVGGLAIAGYLIWVTLRSSKVQELFRNPSGQLPAIESQFARSLDTTQYIG
- a CDS encoding ABC transporter permease, producing the protein METLPARPIAQQSSLQKASRRFFKSISARIGLILTIALVLLALLAPILRPFDPATARDFTARLSPPSLVHWFGTDGLGRDMLSLVWYGIRISLLISLVSVGLGLLIGTSLGLIAGYFRGWLERVISWFTDILLAFPSILLAIAVATVVGASLQSVMIAVGVVQIPIFIRLTRSMVLSLREQGFIQTVRAFGAKPGRIIFYHILPSSLAPLVVQSTLAIGTATLEAAGLGFLGLGAKPPTPELGTLLSDSFTNGYALSAPWTIILPGLMITLIVLAFNLLGDGLRDSIDPRSSR